Below is a window of Herpetosiphonaceae bacterium DNA.
GCCACGCCGTTCCTGATCCTCGACGATTTCGGCGCACAGTCGTCGACATCCTGGGCCAAAGAGAAGCTCTACCAGATCTTGAACTACCGCTATAACGCGCAGCTTCCAACGGTGATCACGACGAACCAGACCTTAGAAGAGATCGATCCGCCGCTTCAGTCGCGCATGAGCGATCAAGAATACTGTGGTGTGCTGGCCGTGTTAGCGCCCGACTACCGCAAAACGCGGGGCGGGCTGTGGAAGCTTAGGGGTCGTTAAAAAAAGAAGGGGCAGGCGGTGTGCCTGCCCCGGTGCGTTATGGCTACTCAAGGTAGCCCTGGAGCCGTCGTCCAACCTCCGGCGCGCGTAGCCGCCGCATCGCCTCCGCCTCGATCTGGCGCGTCCGCTCCCGCGTGATGCCAAACGCCGCGCCCACCTCTTCCAGCGTCCGCCGCTTGCCGTCCTCCAGGCCATAGCGCAGCGCGAGCACCCGCCGCTCGCGCTCAGGCAGCTCGCCGAGTGCCGCGTGAATATCGTGGTAGAGCAAGTTCTGCGTCGCAACCTCCATCGGCCCATCTTCGCGCTCGTCGGAGAGCATCTCGCCGATAAAGGTGTCGCCGTCGGGGCCGACCGGCTGCTCAAGCGAGACTGGCGTAATCGTCGCGGTCAGCAGCCGCTTGACCTTGCGCACGCTGATACCAAGCGCATCGGCCAGCTCCTCGTGCGTCGGCGGTCGTTCGAGAGCCTGCTCTAGCTGGTGCATCGTGCGTCGAACCTGCACAATCATCTCGCCCAGGTGGACCGGCAGCCGGATCAGCCGTCCATGCTCGGCCAGCGAGCGGCTAACTGCCTGACGAATCCACCACGTGGCGTAGGTTGAAAAGCGGTTTCCCTTGCGCCAGTCGAACTTCTCGACGGCGCGCATCAAGCCAAGATTACCCTCTTGCACCAGATCCAGAAACGAGAGCTGGTGCCCAATGTATTTTTTGGCGACGCTCACGACGAGCCGCAGGTTTGCCTGGATCAACTCCTGGCGAGCCAGCGCTCCATCAGCGATCAGCTCGTCCAGCCCTGTGCGATCCAGCCCCGGCACGCCCTCTTCGAGCTGAAGACGCGCGGCCTTGCCACGTTCTATCCGCTGCGCGAGTGTGACTTCCTGCTCTGCTGTTAACAGCGAAACCTGACCAATCTCTCGGAGGTAGAGCTGGATCGGATCTTCCGCGCGTCCAGCCTCTTCCTCCTCGGCATCTGTCTCAAGCGCTGGCTCGTCCCAGCTAGTGCCTATGCCAGGCCCTTGATTCACCATCAGCTCCGCGCCGTCAGCAGCAATATCAGCATGCATACTTCACCCACCTTATCCACTGCCACACGTACGGGGCTTTGGGCAATGGTTTACAAAACTACCCAACTCAAACACAACGCACGTACTTTTCTATACGTAGAAATCGGATAAAAAGATTGGTCACGCCA
It encodes the following:
- a CDS encoding sigma-70 family RNA polymerase sigma factor, coding for MHADIAADGAELMVNQGPGIGTSWDEPALETDAEEEEAGRAEDPIQLYLREIGQVSLLTAEQEVTLAQRIERGKAARLQLEEGVPGLDRTGLDELIADGALARQELIQANLRLVVSVAKKYIGHQLSFLDLVQEGNLGLMRAVEKFDWRKGNRFSTYATWWIRQAVSRSLAEHGRLIRLPVHLGEMIVQVRRTMHQLEQALERPPTHEELADALGISVRKVKRLLTATITPVSLEQPVGPDGDTFIGEMLSDEREDGPMEVATQNLLYHDIHAALGELPERERRVLALRYGLEDGKRRTLEEVGAAFGITRERTRQIEAEAMRRLRAPEVGRRLQGYLE